The Planococcus donghaensis genome contains a region encoding:
- a CDS encoding RDD family protein, giving the protein MYELTKKRAKALLIDSAIATTVSFSLEPLLKKKIKSPFFHAMVSPHLVFWGLEYAQLRMNGQTAGQKMMGIALKDESGGELSSEQILKHIVYRDTIGLLMYAKDRSRYDKYKGEKYPNDLYAHTVVKKVD; this is encoded by the coding sequence ATGTATGAATTGACGAAAAAACGTGCCAAAGCGTTGTTGATCGATTCGGCGATTGCTACTACTGTATCATTTTCGTTAGAACCGCTATTGAAAAAGAAAATAAAAAGTCCATTTTTCCATGCAATGGTTTCTCCGCATTTAGTGTTCTGGGGACTTGAGTATGCACAGCTCCGAATGAACGGTCAAACAGCTGGTCAGAAAATGATGGGCATTGCCTTAAAAGATGAATCTGGTGGAGAGCTGAGCTCAGAGCAAATTCTAAAACACATTGTCTACCGAGATACGATAGGCCTTCTCATGTATGCAAAAGACCGTAGCCGCTACGATAAGTACAAAGGTGAAAAATACCCGAATGACCTTTACGCACATACTGTGGTTAAAAAAGTAGATTAA
- a CDS encoding AI-2E family transporter: MEHEKNKRTLSQAASWFVKWVLNNKAVSVLIIVLLVLLNLWLLPKVSFVFQPFIAFFDVMGVPLIMAGILYYLLNPLIDWMETKNIPRTVSISIVFIIIAGLLAWGIATLIPIIREQLMSLIDNWQDYLNTFISRIDNFFQNDLLSRLQTQLMGGTEPLSTSITGQTENVVGSTVTGLGSFFGVLSTTLLALITTPFILFYLLKDGHHLPYHVMKLVPSKMREHSYLLLREMNLQISQYIRGQLLVAFFVGLMFWIGFSIIGLKYALTLGIMAGLLNLIPFLGSFIAFIPIVIIAIVVHSPIMLVKVLVVFFIEQTLEGRVFQPLILGSNLQIHPITIIAVLLTAGNLFGVVGVILGIPAYAVIKVIFSHLFSWYQRYTGLYDDPFNPAPKPPVSEKKKKKQLNLKRKLRQTK, from the coding sequence GTGGAGCATGAGAAAAATAAACGGACGTTAAGCCAAGCTGCTTCTTGGTTTGTTAAATGGGTACTAAACAACAAAGCGGTATCTGTACTGATTATTGTTTTACTCGTTTTGCTGAATTTGTGGCTCTTACCTAAGGTCAGCTTTGTTTTCCAGCCATTTATCGCCTTTTTTGACGTCATGGGAGTGCCGCTGATTATGGCCGGTATTTTATACTATTTGTTGAATCCGCTCATTGACTGGATGGAGACCAAAAATATCCCACGAACCGTCAGCATCTCGATTGTCTTTATCATAATTGCTGGGTTATTGGCATGGGGCATTGCGACGCTAATCCCGATTATTCGAGAACAATTGATGAGCTTGATCGATAATTGGCAAGACTATTTGAATACGTTTATCTCACGAATCGATAATTTTTTCCAAAATGATTTGCTGTCACGCTTGCAAACACAATTGATGGGAGGTACAGAGCCACTGTCTACGTCAATCACCGGCCAAACGGAAAACGTCGTTGGTTCGACTGTTACTGGACTCGGCAGTTTTTTTGGTGTACTCTCCACCACTTTACTGGCTTTAATCACAACACCTTTTATCCTATTCTATTTACTAAAAGACGGTCATCACTTGCCTTATCATGTTATGAAACTTGTTCCGTCAAAAATGCGTGAACATAGCTATTTGTTGCTGCGCGAGATGAATCTACAAATTAGCCAGTATATTCGCGGACAATTACTCGTGGCATTTTTTGTAGGCTTAATGTTTTGGATCGGCTTTAGCATCATTGGTCTGAAATACGCGTTAACCCTCGGCATTATGGCGGGGTTGTTAAACTTAATCCCTTTTTTAGGCTCTTTTATCGCTTTTATCCCTATCGTTATTATCGCCATCGTGGTCCATTCGCCGATTATGTTGGTCAAAGTGCTTGTGGTGTTCTTTATCGAACAAACATTGGAAGGCCGTGTTTTTCAGCCGCTTATTCTCGGCAGTAATTTGCAAATTCACCCAATCACCATTATTGCTGTTCTTTTGACTGCAGGAAATCTGTTTGGCGTTGTCGGAGTCATTCTCGGCATTCCCGCATACGCGGTTATCAAGGTCATTTTTAGCCATCTATTTAGCTGGTACCAGCGCTATACCGGATTGTATGACGATCCATTTAATCCCGCACCAAAACCACCTGTCTCTGAAAAGAAAAAGAAAAAACAATTAAACTTGAAAAGAAAACTACGCCAAACCAAATAA
- a CDS encoding CynX/NimT family MFS transporter — protein MKKQIEINNTEKAGWLLLIGIVLIGANLRVPITSVGTLMSFIREDLDISNAVAGLVTTLPLIAFAVLSPFAPKIANRIGMQWTIALSMVVLIIGIAIRSVTGIGFLFIGTLLIGLAISIGNVLIPGIIKMNFPYRIGVMTGIYAVFMNIFGALGSGLSVPISGIGNMGWQGALGIWGLLAIVAFVVWLPQLRKQQRAPSKATIKPKQKTKLWRSPLAWSVTLFMGGQSLVFYTLIAWMPDILSTIGYDARSAGWMVFLMQTAIIPTTFVVPVIAEKLKSQVGLAVGTALLFTTGFLGLLSGSMLLVPLWAILLGVAGGSGFSLSMVFFTLRTKDGREAVELSGMAQSFGYMLAAIGPVFAGVLYDIGGGWTLPLLFLLFVSLIILLAGIVSGKEGTISERAKKSKKELADSI, from the coding sequence ATGAAGAAACAAATAGAAATAAACAATACCGAAAAAGCTGGGTGGTTATTGTTGATCGGTATTGTGTTGATTGGGGCCAATTTACGGGTTCCTATTACGTCAGTGGGCACACTTATGTCGTTTATCCGAGAAGATTTAGACATTAGCAATGCGGTTGCAGGATTGGTTACGACATTACCTTTGATCGCTTTTGCTGTACTTTCTCCATTTGCGCCAAAAATCGCAAATCGAATTGGTATGCAATGGACCATTGCCTTATCCATGGTAGTACTGATTATCGGGATTGCCATACGATCTGTAACAGGAATCGGTTTCTTGTTTATAGGAACACTTTTGATCGGTTTGGCCATTTCCATTGGCAATGTCTTGATTCCAGGGATTATCAAAATGAATTTTCCTTATCGAATTGGGGTTATGACGGGTATATATGCTGTTTTCATGAATATTTTCGGTGCTTTAGGTTCTGGTTTAAGCGTACCAATTTCAGGTATCGGTAACATGGGCTGGCAAGGCGCACTTGGCATTTGGGGCTTACTTGCCATTGTTGCCTTTGTTGTTTGGCTTCCACAGTTGCGCAAACAACAAAGGGCACCATCAAAAGCAACGATCAAACCAAAACAAAAAACCAAGTTATGGCGTTCACCGCTCGCTTGGAGTGTCACGCTTTTCATGGGTGGACAATCTTTAGTCTTTTATACGTTAATCGCTTGGATGCCGGATATATTGAGTACGATCGGATACGATGCACGTTCTGCCGGCTGGATGGTCTTTTTAATGCAAACGGCCATCATTCCGACCACCTTTGTGGTGCCAGTTATTGCTGAAAAGCTAAAAAGCCAAGTAGGTCTCGCTGTCGGAACGGCGCTGTTGTTTACAACTGGGTTTTTAGGGTTGCTTTCTGGCAGTATGTTGCTTGTCCCATTATGGGCAATCTTGCTCGGAGTTGCCGGAGGAAGTGGATTTAGTCTTTCAATGGTGTTCTTTACATTAAGAACGAAAGATGGAAGAGAAGCAGTGGAGCTGTCAGGAATGGCTCAATCATTTGGATATATGTTAGCGGCTATTGGACCTGTTTTTGCAGGTGTTCTTTACGACATAGGTGGGGGCTGGACATTGCCGCTGTTATTCTTACTGTTTGTCTCTCTTATCATTTTGCTTGCAGGTATTGTGTCCGGTAAAGAAGGAACAATATCAGAACGAGCTAAAAAAAGTAAAAAAGAATTGGCAGACAGCATTTAA
- a CDS encoding DUF4181 domain-containing protein produces the protein MEIVFFLWFVIIIGFAFLRMFLKKRFGIDQEEQAGIPVKKFERWNNWLMILAIIVLAVNMQDSLELFFFWIFVIFFVGNATQISLEWKYLKGSRKYQVSLINSVLSGLAIIIFITVAITQMN, from the coding sequence ATGGAAATCGTCTTTTTCCTATGGTTTGTCATTATTATTGGTTTCGCTTTTTTGAGAATGTTTTTGAAAAAACGTTTTGGCATTGATCAAGAAGAACAAGCAGGGATTCCAGTGAAGAAGTTTGAACGGTGGAATAATTGGCTAATGATCTTGGCGATAATTGTTTTAGCGGTAAACATGCAAGATTCATTAGAATTATTCTTTTTTTGGATATTTGTGATTTTCTTTGTAGGAAATGCCACGCAAATTTCTTTAGAGTGGAAGTATTTGAAAGGTTCACGAAAATATCAAGTGTCTCTCATTAACTCAGTGCTTAGTGGACTCGCAATTATTATTTTTATCACAGTTGCCATAACTCAAATGAATTGA
- a CDS encoding DUF4357 domain-containing protein — protein MKEYYVKKIQHPQDGELYQFLELDTETGQEQIVDPFESGMLHLHEPREEVPELFFITSKRGADATGFYREDKFVVQRGAKFAATISPKCPKKYVKLRENLVLDKLLVPFQHQLLLMEDTEFDSPMMAMGAVIGGWVRGSHDWKAASNK, from the coding sequence ATGAAAGAATACTATGTAAAGAAAATCCAACACCCACAAGATGGCGAGCTTTATCAATTTCTTGAGTTGGATACTGAAACAGGGCAGGAACAAATTGTCGATCCGTTTGAATCGGGCATGCTACATTTGCACGAACCCCGAGAAGAAGTGCCTGAGTTGTTTTTCATCACCTCAAAACGCGGAGCAGATGCAACAGGGTTTTACCGAGAGGATAAATTTGTTGTGCAACGAGGTGCCAAGTTTGCAGCAACAATTTCGCCGAAATGTCCAAAAAAGTATGTAAAGCTACGTGAGAACTTAGTACTCGATAAATTGCTTGTACCGTTTCAGCACCAATTGTTGTTGATGGAAGATACCGAGTTTGATTCGCCGATGATGGCCATGGGTGCAGTAATTGGTGGTTGGGTAAGGGGTTCACACGATTGGAAAGCAGCTAGTAATAAATAA
- a CDS encoding DUF4181 domain-containing protein, giving the protein METVAWIGLLIIAIVYFLFANLYLKKKRGIKRDSKSIFHEDKNRYVIMLQGVIFVRFVYALLYIFVELDFTELSLATRISPLGLLILQTFVAGLEEWVLYRDKKRYWYEWSETIVVGLVLGLLFLTGG; this is encoded by the coding sequence ATGGAGACTGTTGCATGGATTGGATTGCTCATCATTGCGATCGTGTATTTTCTTTTCGCAAATTTATATTTGAAGAAAAAGCGTGGAATAAAAAGAGATTCGAAAAGTATTTTTCACGAAGACAAAAATCGCTATGTAATAATGTTGCAAGGAGTTATCTTCGTAAGATTTGTTTACGCGTTGCTGTATATATTTGTAGAGCTAGATTTTACAGAGCTTTCTTTAGCTACCCGTATCAGTCCGCTAGGTCTCTTGATTCTCCAAACATTTGTTGCGGGGCTTGAAGAGTGGGTATTGTACAGAGATAAAAAGCGATATTGGTATGAATGGTCCGAAACGATAGTGGTGGGATTAGTACTTGGATTACTATTTTTAACAGGAGGCTGA
- a CDS encoding MarR family winged helix-turn-helix transcriptional regulator codes for MDINQCINYLLSVSQNKVFKYFSGLLEEHNLTPAQYGVLNCLWSEGELSPKQIGGMMHLEASTVSGILDKMQKAGFIERSIDPENRRNILVVPTPKAIAIQKDVEATTERLNQTVLQDLSNSDQKKLKELLSTIIQSDFN; via the coding sequence ATGGATATTAACCAATGTATCAACTACTTATTAAGTGTTAGTCAAAATAAGGTGTTTAAATACTTTAGCGGACTTTTAGAAGAACATAATTTAACGCCAGCTCAATATGGCGTATTGAATTGTTTGTGGAGTGAAGGTGAATTGTCTCCAAAGCAAATTGGCGGAATGATGCATTTAGAAGCTTCCACGGTTTCTGGAATTTTGGATAAGATGCAAAAAGCTGGATTTATCGAACGGTCGATTGATCCTGAAAATCGACGCAATATTTTAGTTGTTCCGACGCCAAAAGCAATAGCCATTCAAAAAGATGTAGAAGCAACGACAGAGAGGTTAAACCAAACGGTTCTTCAAGACTTATCAAATAGTGACCAAAAGAAGTTAAAAGAATTATTGAGTACGATTATACAATCAGACTTTAATTAA
- a CDS encoding TetR/AcrR family transcriptional regulator, producing MPSTEDRRILRTQKMLKNALLQLLTEKELSQLTITEVAKQAGCNRVTFYSHYKDLNELLAAIVEDYLSGLADYFRKSFQGLERFSSTDVQRQLPIFEYIYQHQSIFTLIITGEILPGSQNQFCEALAQVAATELRLEEESDLEIPTLNSFMTYGTLGFFLYWIKQDYKDSPEVMAAKLAKLHSKMYDGSVVLDK from the coding sequence ATGCCTAGCACAGAAGATCGCCGTATTCTTCGAACTCAAAAAATGCTAAAAAATGCTTTACTACAGCTATTAACTGAAAAAGAACTGTCACAACTGACCATTACAGAAGTTGCAAAGCAAGCTGGGTGTAATCGCGTGACGTTTTATTCACATTATAAGGACTTGAACGAATTGCTTGCGGCTATCGTTGAAGATTACTTGAGTGGCCTTGCTGACTATTTCCGAAAAAGCTTCCAAGGGTTAGAGCGTTTTTCTTCGACAGACGTTCAGCGGCAACTGCCGATTTTTGAATACATTTATCAGCACCAATCGATTTTCACATTGATTATCACAGGAGAAATACTTCCTGGCTCGCAAAACCAGTTTTGTGAAGCCCTTGCACAAGTAGCCGCAACCGAACTGCGTCTCGAAGAAGAAAGCGATTTGGAAATTCCAACACTCAATTCATTCATGACTTACGGAACATTAGGGTTCTTTCTCTATTGGATCAAACAAGATTATAAGGATTCTCCAGAAGTGATGGCAGCTAAATTAGCCAAGTTACACAGCAAAATGTATGACGGATCGGTTGTATTAGATAAATAA
- a CDS encoding YhdH/YhfP family quinone oxidoreductase yields MNSFNAIRVKEQEDQIIYGVEEVNIDQLSEGDVLIKVAYSSINYKDMLAVQKNTGVIRNYPMIPGIDLSGTVVSSTDARFTEGQEVIVTGFDMGMSHTGGFSEYARVPAEWIVPLPKNLSLKDAMVFGTAGFTAALSIHALEQNGMDLAKDPEILVTGSTGGVGSIALQILSKMGFTNISALVRKEHQEEVAKSLGATNVIFADDLGELKKPLNKTRFDYVLDTVGGDVASVLIPQISYGGSMSMCGNAGGLQITTTVLPFILRGVNLLGIDSVNVPIENRGAIWDKMANDWNITQTTLVNEIALSELTHTIDAIKNGQHLGRTIVKL; encoded by the coding sequence TTGAATTCATTTAATGCCATTCGCGTGAAAGAACAAGAAGACCAAATTATTTATGGGGTAGAAGAGGTCAATATCGATCAACTTTCTGAAGGTGATGTGTTGATTAAAGTCGCTTATTCCTCGATTAACTACAAAGATATGCTAGCTGTACAGAAAAATACAGGCGTTATCCGCAATTATCCGATGATTCCTGGCATCGATTTGAGCGGTACGGTGGTTTCTTCAACAGACGCTCGGTTTACCGAAGGACAAGAAGTGATTGTCACAGGATTTGACATGGGCATGAGTCATACAGGTGGATTTTCGGAATATGCACGTGTTCCTGCAGAATGGATTGTTCCGTTGCCTAAAAACTTAAGCTTAAAAGACGCAATGGTTTTTGGAACAGCTGGATTTACAGCCGCCCTTTCTATTCATGCATTAGAGCAAAACGGCATGGACCTTGCGAAAGACCCTGAAATTTTAGTAACTGGTTCAACAGGTGGTGTCGGCAGTATCGCATTGCAGATTTTATCCAAAATGGGCTTTACGAACATTTCCGCATTAGTACGAAAAGAACATCAAGAAGAAGTTGCAAAATCACTCGGCGCAACAAATGTCATTTTTGCAGATGATTTAGGTGAATTGAAAAAGCCATTAAACAAAACACGGTTTGATTATGTATTAGATACGGTTGGTGGAGATGTTGCTTCTGTCTTGATCCCACAAATTTCATATGGTGGCAGCATGAGCATGTGCGGAAACGCCGGCGGACTCCAAATCACGACGACCGTCTTACCGTTTATTTTACGTGGTGTAAACTTACTCGGAATCGATTCCGTCAACGTGCCGATCGAAAACCGAGGCGCAATTTGGGACAAAATGGCCAACGATTGGAACATCACACAAACTACATTAGTAAACGAAATTGCACTGAGTGAACTAACCCACACCATTGATGCGATTAAAAACGGGCAGCATTTAGGAAGAACGATTGTGAAGTTATAA